From Stigmatopora argus isolate UIUO_Sarg chromosome 14, RoL_Sarg_1.0, whole genome shotgun sequence, the proteins below share one genomic window:
- the cenpx gene encoding centromere protein X, with the protein MAERDTEITFKKETVGKLLSSFFKEDKTRLSVEATLLMAEMLKIFVQEAAVRCVKQAEREDCDEVEIEHFEKILPQLLLDF; encoded by the exons ATGGCGGAAAGAGACACAGAAATAACGTTTAAAAAG GAGACAGTCGGCAAACTTCTATCTAGCTTCTTCAAGGAAGACAAAACCAGAT TAAGTGTCGAGGCCACGCTGCTCATGGCGGAGATGCTGAAAATATTTGTCCAAG AGGCGGCCGTGCGCTGTGTAAAACAAGCAGAACGTGAGGACTGTGACGAAGTGGAAATCGAACACTTTGAAAAGATCCTGCCTCAACTG CTGCTGGACTTCTAA